One window of Trifolium pratense cultivar HEN17-A07 linkage group LG5, ARS_RC_1.1, whole genome shotgun sequence genomic DNA carries:
- the LOC123882917 gene encoding uncharacterized zinc finger CCHC domain-containing protein At4g19190 isoform X2 produces the protein MDLPLHCRRKERRKNRGQKMFSAVLYQPKKNSKFLKMRQGVAARAKPFGVEIRNVKCLRCGNYGHQSGDRECPLKDAIMPNEESRLKRDDPLNAILAHTDLSEPLKWELKQKPGISPPRGGFKPDDPNQQIVAEDDDIFDEYGGFLNMGDIPDLLTSLSKKPKKSKKKHKKPQQVHSENEASSDDGGESRSKKKKDKASKKKRDYKESSSSDSSVSEKDNGKSRHKHSEVSASDRYDRSRRTKQEHSLSPKGYDHPRHSRSEHSNRRHSFSYKESATDDYDGNYKISDKNSYSSEDSDSDRDDRGRKSMQKHERKRSRKRHSYSDETDSGPADYHVKHKSRDKRYRKSDDHNHQRQPEDKRGSHQYSSATPCDSQMHKVIYSHDRYRGSQKSRAEHSYSSDDSDVEKNSRNRRIKGKHGSQKSRAKCSYSSDDSDVEKDNQSRRIKEKRGSQKSRAEHSHSSDDSDVEKDNRSRRIKEKHGSQRSRAEHSYSSDDSDVEKDYRSRRIKEKHGSQKSRVEHSYSSDDSDVEKNSLIRRIKEKHGSQKSRAERSYSSNHSDVEKNDRSIRIKEKHGSQKSRAGRSYSSDDSDVEKNNRSRRIDEKHCGTLEGSEHPEYDTSKQDTKKHSHHRSEQSSDHCEKHHKLRRSSHKH, from the exons GAGTTGCAGCAAGGGCAAAACCTTTTGGAGTTGAAATTCGCAATGTTAAATGTTTAAGATGTGGGAACTATGGTCACCAAAGTGGTGATCGTGAATGTCCCTTGAAGGATGCTATAATGCCAAATGAGGAAAGTAGATTGAAAAGAGATGACCCTTTGAATGCTATTCTTGCCCACACAGATCTTTCCGAG CCTCTAAAATGGGAGCTCAAGCAGAAGCCAGGAATCAGTCCTCCTCGTGGAGGGTTTAAACCAGATGACCCCAACCAGCAGATAGTTGCTGAGGACGATGACATATTTGATGAATACGGAG GTTTTCTCAATATGGGCGATATCCCTGATTTATTGACCAGCTTAtccaaaaaaccaaaaaagtCCAAAAAGAAGCACAAAAAGCCACAGCAAGTACATTCAGAAAATGAAGCATCTTCTGATGATGGAGGAGAGAGTAGATCtaagaaaaaaaaggataagGCAAGTAAAAAGAAGCGAGATTATAAAGAGTCAAGTTCATCAGATTCTTCTGTCTCTGAAAAAGATAATGGAAAGAGCAGACACAAACATTCAGAAGTTTCTGCCAGTGACCGATATGACCGAAGTAGAAGAACTAAACAAGAGCATTCACTTTCACCCAAAGGTTACGATCATCCTAGGCACAGTAGGAGTGAACATAGCAACCGAAGGCATTCCTTTTCATATAAGGAGTCTGCTACTGATGATTATGATGGAAATTACAAGATTAGTGATAAGAATTCGTATTCATCTGAAGATTCTGATAGTGACAGGGATGATCGAGGTAGAAAGAGTATGCAAAAGCATGAGAGGAAACGCAGCAGAAAAAGACATTCTTATTCTGATGAGACGGATTCTGGGCCTGCTGATTATCATGTGAAACACAAGAGCAGAGATAAGCGTTATCGTAAATCAGATGATCATAATCATCAACGACAACCTGAGGATAAAAGGGGCAGCCATCAGTATTCATCAGCAACCCCTTGCGATTCTCAAATGCACAAAGTAATTTATAGTCATGATCGGTACCGTGGAAGTCAGAAGAGCAGAGCTGAGCATTCATATTCTTCCGATGATTCTGATGTTGAAAAGAATAGTCGAAATAGAAGGATCAAAGGAAAACATGGAAGTCAGAAGAGCAGAGCTAAGTGTTCATATTCTTCCGATGATTCTGATGTTGAAAAGGACAATCAAAGTagaagaataaaagaaaaacgtGGAAGTCAGAAGAGCAGAGCTGAGCATTCTCATTCTTCCGATGATTCTGATGTTGAAAAGGACAATCGAAGTAGAAggataaaagaaaaacatggaaGTCAGAGGAGCAGAGCTGAGCACTCTTATTCTTCCGATGATTCTGATGTTGAAAAGGATTATCGGAGTAGAAggataaaagaaaaacatggaaGTCAGAAGAGCAGAGTTGAGCACTCTTATTCTTCCGATGATTCTGATGTTGAAAAGAATAGTCTAATTAGAAGGATTAAAGAAAAACATGGAAGTCAGAAGAGCAGAGCTGAACGTTCTTATTCTTCCAATCATTCTGATGTTGAAAAGAATGATCGAAGTATAAggataaaagaaaaacatggaaGTCAGAAGAGCAGAGCTGGACGTTCTTATTCTTCCGATGATTCTGATGTTGAAAAGAATAATCGAAGTAGAAGGATCGACGAAAAACACTGCGGTACCCTTGAGGGTTCTGAACATCCTGAGTATGATACGAGCAAACAGGACACAAAAAAGCATTCACATCATAGAAGTGAACAGAGTTCAGATCATTGTGAAAAACATCATAAGTTGAGGAGAAGCAGCCACAAGCACTGA